In Zonotrichia albicollis isolate bZonAlb1 chromosome 9, bZonAlb1.hap1, whole genome shotgun sequence, the DNA window GTGGGGCCCCAGGGAGCCACAcaggcggcctcggcctggacatggccccgcagcctcagctgccccggccagcctggagcatctccccagcacccacaggcactgctggggccaGCCCCAAACAGCACGCGTGGGACATGATTGGTGACAGAGCGCTCAGCAGGGAATcccagagtcatcgaggtgggaagaaaccctgacgctcacccagtgccaccggCACCCTGGCAGCACCATCATCACTAcaaaaccatgtccccaagggccACCTGGAAGCAAGGGACTgttgggacactgtggggccccatggaacccagggaacatggaacacctctggctggcttggccagGGGCCACCTGAGAGCTCTGGCTGACCTTGGGAAGTCAagggctgcctctcatcagctcctggagcactgaggctccatgctttccttgCTACGGAAAAGAACTATCTCACTTTTCAGATGCCCATTGCCAAAATTGGTACTCTCCCTAAAAAATTTCCTGTATGCAAGGGTATCTTGCAAAACAaaacctgccagccctggctggccttggcctctggtggtcacctctcatctgcccctgaaacagaGGGGCTCTGTTCCTTCAttcctatggaaaaaaaaaacagccttcTTGTCCAGTAACCATGGCCAAAATTACAATTTGGCCTCCCAAATTCCatatatccaaggattgctcccagacaaaatagCCAGGACAGGTCAGGCTGTCCTTGTCCTCTGGTGATTTTCTTAGACTATGAGCTGAATGTCTTCATTTGGAAACACCTTGGAGAGGGCCCAGAGGTGTCCCAggaggggtttggaggcctTGGGCACATGAGCACTGTATAGGGacaatggagctctgtgctcagtgggttggagactgaggacagtgGAGCAGAGCCATGAGAGTGTTTAAAGAGCAACTGCAGGGATGGTGGATCCTTTTGATATGATGGAAAACAGCCAGAGAGAGGAAGAATTAATGCAAAGGGGAGCAGGAAAGGCCCAGACTggcaccaggagaaaggaatttccctggcagggcaggactGTGGTGCAGcatgtccccagcaggagcctggagcagcccaaggctttgtgtgggcaggcagaggcaggcaggaggcagagctgtcagcaaaggaaggggccagccaggtggggcagccaggggatgccgacagcctgcagggacagaggcgcagggcagggacaccgtgggacagcctgggctgcacagggcgcagggatgggcagcagctgcaagacagccctgccagagccaacttgggcagcactttggccacggctggtaggcctgggcctgagcCCACGAGGGGACAATGagccttgcagggctggggcctcattgcctccatgtccctgctcagcagcctggcaggggccgccccatgctcttgcccttgccattgcacatccccacatgccagtgcccatcctgggaagagccctgagcaagaagggagggacaggatctgcctggccaggggctggggctcaggccttggccctttgcattccacaaacacatccaggtgtgctcagcaccagaagCACAttggccttgtttgtccccagctgtcatcactgcctccagtgttctgctctaactgcaacctggggacactttcccagttgcgttcctcagtgggacccattaaaacttttagaaacttcagagtttaaatttaattttgagttcttgagaagttttttgaagacaTTCTCAGGggctgagtctgatgtaaacaacaccaaatcccctagaggctcattaaagtccttgtgctgtgtctgtgctgctgagctttaaaggaacagctcttcccaggaacagctctctcccagcccagcagggctgagggctctgcctgcaggcactgaggggacaggagccaggcagagacaggctgaaggcaatcacgattgggaagacattgagctgagacttcacttggggcaagatcttcacagccctgtgcatggtgagtgtgtgggtgcagggcaatgtcccctgtgctcctggagggatctcctgaagccagcacaccccacagcctgggggatgtgtcaggaggactctcccagtttcgctgtggcacaggaggagcaggaagaggaggatgtgctgcagagcggggctgcctTGGGCACCGTCcgaaggacagggcaggacagctccttctgccagggacggctgcaggggctgaagctgaggctgcagccagggctgcccagggctgtcctgcagagcagctcctgcagccctcggggctcttggccagcccagggcatgtgccacctgccaggggcagctctcagcctgcctggcaacTCCCcatggatgctgcaggggagaagttggaggtggaaggagccactctcatcagggcagattcctcctgctctggagatggtgctgcatggccagggctgctctcagctttctcctgaagggaagggaaaggggctgtcagctttggctgtgtcactgagacttctgcactgtcaccctgggcatcagcagatgTGCTTTagatctccctcagaaagtgcctgctcagcctcccctccctacagacagcagcagcagcaccttggtttgaagcatctctgtttgtctgccCTGCCTTAAggccctggtgccagggagatgcccctgggcagtgccctgtgctgggaggggtctgcagggcagagctgagcccccagggctgggctgggatcgggcagcactggcagggacaaagtttggatagagagaaacagctcccacTAGGCAtaactccaggcagcagagagctaGACCAACCCTTGGTATCCCTTCCTTTTCAGGTGcacagggaaagagagaaggatttggagataattatttttaaactggagTGTTCAAAAATTGCACAATATTGTTCAATCAAGTTATAAGTGCAATCACCCTAAAACAGAGAGAGGTGAAATGAGCAAAGGGCACCTGTGTGGGATGAGTAGGTCTGATTtcactggggcacagggagccctggtTTCCCTCTTGGTTCCCTGGTGCTCTGGCAGAGAGCAATGCTGAAGATGAGCCAGCAGTCTAAACCTGAGCTCAGAGATAAAAATGTTCAGCAAAGTTCCCAAAAAAAGGAAGTAATTTTGAGGGGATTCATAATAAAAAAGGATAAATATAACACAATTCATTCTTTCTCAGCTTATCAGTGTCTTCTTTCAACAGCCCATGATGCCCAGAGTgaagaaatgtccaacagcagctccatcaggcacttcctcctgctggcattggcagacacgcggcagctgcagctcctgcacttctgcctcttgctgggcatctccctggctgccctcctgggcaacggcctcatcatcagcgccgtagcctgcagccaccacctgcacacgcccatgttcttcttcctgctcaacctggccctcagcgacctgggcatgatctgcaccactgtccccaaagccatgcacaattccctctggcacaccaggaccatctcctactcaggatgtgctgcacaggtatttttctttgtctttttcattGCATCAGAATTTGCATTTCtcaccatcatgtgctacgaccgctacatgtccatctgcaaacccctgcactatgggaccctcctgggcagcagagcttgtgcccacatggcagcagctgcctgggccagtggctttctctttgctctgctgcacacagccaatacattttccctgcccctgtgccatggcaatgccctgggccagttcttctgtgaagttccccagatcctcaaACTCTCCTGCTCACATTCCAGCTTAAGGGAAGTTGGGCTTCTTGTGATCACTTTTTGTttaggttttggttgttttgtgttcatggttttttcctatgtgcagatcttcagggctgtgctgaggattccctctgagcagggacggcacaaagccttttccacctgcctccctcacctggccgtggtctccctgttcctcagcactgacaCATTTGCTCACCTGAAGTCCCCCTccatctcttccccatccctggatctggcagtgtcagttctgtactcagtggtgcctccagccttgaaccccctcatctacagcctgaggaaccagcaACTCAAGGAATCTCTCAGGAAAGCTGTGACTGGCTGCTTTTCAGCCTTTTCATTGTCCCATAAGAGCCCTCACAGTGCTTTGCATTGGGAGCCACAAAGGAGCTGGAAACACACCCCTGCtttggctcctgccatctctcAGAATTCTCTTTCCCTCAAGGGGCTTCAAGTGGGTCAGGTCCTGGGAAGGGACAGCAGGCCAGAGACCCAAATtaaccaaagggatattccagactgTATGGCACCAGTTCTGGTATAAAAGctaaggaaggaggaagaataAAGGGCATTTCCTATTCACAGTGTTTGTCTTCTTGATAAACCACTCCACCTGCTGAAGTTCTGCATCCTGGGAAGTGGCTGAACATCACTTGCTGACAGAAGAAGAGAATAAAATTATTGGGGTTTTCCTCATTGCTGGTGCCTGTAAAAACTTCCCCTTTTCCTATAGAAAACTGCCTTATCTCAGTCCACAATTTGTCTCCCATaacattttctctcccctgtgcaGCCAAGGAGGGGAGTGCTAGAGTGGCTTGGTAGGCACATGGATTCAGAAGAGGTAACCCACCAGAACAAGCTACAGAAGGCCTGCTTTCCTCTGTCAGCAGCTCTCAGTGCATATCATGAGAAGCCAAGTCTGCCCTTAAGtatattttaaattgctttCTGCTTCTGATTCTGTTATAATAAAAGAAATGCTCTTATCCACCCCCTTCAATTTAATTATCCCTCCTGCTTGTGTGACCCAGACAAACTGTGTAAGAAGAGAGTCTCACATTGTATCTAGGTGAAATAAATGAATATGCAACCACTTTGTAAAAAAATTTATACTATTCTTATCACAGTAGGAATGAAGAGAAATGGGCAGAgttttgtggctgccccagctttggcatgggctctgggcctggagcaggagcagctcttgagggccccaaggccggggctcttgcgttgccctgggcagatgggacggcagcaggggctgcagagctctctgcaccgcaggcagaggggagcagggcagccagggagcctcctttggccttggccaagctccttcccccatggctggggctgagttctgtggcagctgcagctgctgctatgcccttgccaggggctgaggctgtggggcagtggccagagcagcctggcctgagcagagctgtggggccagagacggctgggctgggctggggagaggcccttggtgctgcccagagctcagggcagctggcagagcttgcagggagctgggctgggctcagagagcctggcccagaaaccatcagtgtccatctcagcctggctgagtgtgcaggggcaggactcaggccaggccttgtggggcagggccagcgtctgtgcaaggcattgcaaacaggcaagtggcccagagaggaggctgctctgtgcccttggatgcatggacagagcagggagggggcccaggacatttgtcagcgccagcctctgtccccatgtgttggcagccctggctgctgagcccagctttggcctgggctgagtttggctgtggcccagctccatcctcctgcggggctcagggcctgttcccggccatggccagccctggctgcctctctgctggcccagaggccggcagagcccagggcagggctgtctgtgcagccccacaggtgccacgggctctgcaggagctggcagaggctgcccagcagggaggccatggggcacagaatcccaaggctgctgtgggcaccacggcacaggggccgttcccagccacaatgctcctggcctgggctgggcctgcacaggggctgggccaccatggctgggccagcacagggccacaaaggggccacgcagccactgccggggctgacagcaaggccaggcacacacaagcaattgctgagcatggcctgcgctggccaggcctgactgtgccaaaggcagagctcagctgcccttgggggctgcagcaacagtccagagcccaaagagcctccattgctgtgctggagaccaaggctgcaggagggaaatgcagggctgctgtggaatggggagggcattgaattccagcacacacctcagctctctgatgatcccagcaccatgctgggccctgtttcagactggaacAGAGCAGATGTTGGTGGGAcatgagccctgcagggctgtcagggacctgcagctctaaaggtgctctgctcttccTCAGGTGCTCTCGAAGAGATCCaaccccagctgggcacctcagggcacaactGGCACAACCTGTTCACAGGCACACAACTGATGTCTGCTTGGAAAGTGGCACAGGTGGTAATACCTGTtagtttcacagaatcacagaatcacagaatttctaggctggaagagacctttaagatcatcgagtccaacccatgttctaacacctcaactagatcatggcaccaagtgccacatccagtcttcctttaaacacatcgagggatggtggctccatcacctccctgagtagatgattccagtatttgaccactctttctgtgaaaaacttcctccCTAATTCTAGCCTAtatctcccttggcgcagcttgagactgtgtcctcttgttctgtcttttCTTGCCTAGAGAAAGAGActgacccccagctcaccacagccatccttcaggaagttgaagagggtgataaggtcacctctgagtctccttttctccaggctgaacaaccccagctccctcagtctttcttcatatggcttgtgttccaagcccctcaccagcctcgttgctctcctttggacacgctcaagcatctGAATGTCCCTCCtaaagtgaggggcccagaactggacacaatactcaaggtgtggcctcaccagtgccatgtacaggggaaggatgacctccctgctgctgccggccacactattcctgatgctggccaggatgcctttggccttcctggccacctgtgcacactgctggctcatgttcagctgacAGTCAACCAGcaaccccaggtccctttccacctgagcactgtccagccacaccggCCCCAGCCTATAATGTTGCAGGGcattattgtggccaaagtgcaggacttggcacttggacttattgaacctcatcccattagattctgcccatccatccaaccatttcaagtccctctgcaaagccctccgTCCCTCTAACAGATCGACATATGCTCCCAGCTTAgtatcatctgcaaatttgctaatgaAAGACTCTAATTTCATGACATACaaacaaatctttattatctgggtcatttgagtacttTTAAGAATTGGCAGagttttcccaccaggaacaggaatttcctcGAGGTGTACTgatggcaggaggaaaaatactgaTCTTCCCTTCTCCGGGTGTCACCAATATTTGGTTTATTACTTCGTCGCccttttccttcaggtgttttcagctcttctgttgaaatggccatgtctaaggaGATCTCTTCTTTTACAGCAGGTGGATCTATGTACTTCTACTGCTCTCTGATTTATTCCTCTagatgctctctggtcattcaaggGCCTCTCAACTGACTGGCTTCATGCTTTGAGCTGGAAGAAATTGcccaatatttctgaagttcaaataaatatataataaatatcatcttaattgtgtttttatctatcacagaattaccttaTGCCTTGTTTAAAACTGTtgctgtacagaaatcccttggggatgggggacatgtcagaggctgcagggacatcacagagagctgtgatggttattaaactgttcaaatgtccaacttgtgtttgttggcaagaaacctttctgtgcctctgagtgtcaccagcccctgagcccaaagaagacaaacctgatgagttgtggctcccactgcaggggctgcacttggaccttggctctgcacaggagagctcttcatctcctttctctcttttcctcccactgggcatggagggagctcctgacttcagtgtgtgactcatgtgtgcaaagagcaaatctgggcagaactggggcaggaagggtttgggggaccttgggatctgtgctgggcacagaaggtgttttccattgctctgagactgtcgGCTGTGGAAACTGGATTcaatatccagcagaggagtGACTTTTGCTTTTGATGGTGCTGAGCCtacccttggctttgttggctgacaagaaatgaacatccctctgtgtctcgggcagctccttctccaaggaaagcaggtgggagttggagccaaggagctgaaagctgcaggtgcagcctgggctggagggagctcagatttgcacaaggctgctctgagtgccagggcttggatggggaaaatggtggggtgggggtagggacagagtctgattgattgtcagcactgaagggtcttgattttcatatctattcaaactgcatgaggaggtacatggattcagtgtcaattggagattgatGTTTACagaggaaacaagaaaaacctaaacaggacctaaaaaatcttttctcactGTCCTTTAAAATAGATCATATTCAGTTGAATGcacttctgaaatctctcttatTAACCACACAAGATTTAGAAACTGAAGTCAAATTATCCCCAGAGGCTTCGCTTCTTAAGCTGTTCTggatgttaatgagccctgggggcATTGAATtactgcactgaagagctgaaggctgaacaagcctctggagccgTACTtagattcagtgtcaattggagattgcacatatcaatgaattaacaggaaaaaaaaactaaggAGGAcctaaaaaaaatgttttgtgactgtctttttaaatatattgcattCACTTTAGATGTACTACTGAGATCTGTCCAATTAACCACAAGAgacttgaaaattaaaatcaaattattcccagaggcttggcttgttaaggtgttctgaatggtAATGAgcactgggacactgaattcctgcactgaagagctgaaggctgaacaagcttctggagcaggaaaattcagcagcagcctccaaggtgctgaggatgtcagcagcccccactgaggccatccctgcccagagaccatgggggaatgggcaaacaaggagagcgtccctggggctggggcagcacaactcagaggcagcagcggctccagctgggaaatggagtgtggaatgtggctgggaaagccctgcctgggctgtgccaagcaggacagacaagccctgaccCCCACCCCCGAAACAATTCTATCAAACAAAGCGCCCTTgatgcctcaggctctccctggcacagctcccagcacggcactctgcccttgtgcccgagcccttccctgtcctggggctggcctggagcttttcctgcagcaggacctgccctgctcatggcacaggaaaggcagttcctgctggagcaggaggctctgcctgcaatgggctccaacagctccagcaaggccctgtttgcaaagcccccagtgggaaatgaaggaggggatcacgctgcttttggggtgaatcgtgctgaaaccagcctgactcctccatcccaaatttcAGTTTCCTCAGAGGGAAttgaagctgtggcagagctggaaaaatccccagacaaaggaacaaccaagtgacaccactgagagcttctgcagagctgctgagctggctcagcctgggcacatctgactgacagggcagcacctcagactGGAAAAGCCACATCCCAAATATTaatggcagcatctcctgacatttcccttcttgggggaggtggggattcctccctgcagtggggacacccctcaaggtcactgctccTGGCTGAGCCAAAGGGACTTGCCCACAGTCAATGGTCTGCAGGACTGACATCAATCTCTGCTTAATTACAGATTTTGCTTTAATACAGttgctttgaaataatttcttagtgctctatataatatattatacatcTCTTAAATCGtggttaaatatttctgatttagaCTATTTTCTCTAATAATTACCATAATAGATAATACatatttacataaatatatCTGGTTTGCCATCCCtaatcctgtgggacaaattCTACAAAGGTTTATTTCCCACTTTATAATTCTTTACACACAAACTCTTGAAAAGtctgcagctgggattggaAACAGCTGCTCCAATGTGGCTCTCCCAGAAGGAGTTTAGAAAGCCTGGACATCcttgggggtatttggggatCTGTGGGGCCTATTGGGGCTCCTTTCTGCACCTCGTGACCCAACAGGAACTTCTGTAATAAACTTTGACTGAAGCttccactgtgcccatgacagaaacccctgtgagtgtctgggacatcccagctctttggcagcctggggactcctgggatgtcaccgtggagcccccgtgagtgcctgtgacagatcggtgcctttgcagcccaaggtcccctgggatgtcactgcggaatggctgtgactgcctctgaccacagggctctttaccatccccagaaagccctgggaggtctccatggggcccctgtctgtgcctgtgacattccaactctggaacagcctggagactttTGGAAAGTCCCCagggaacccctctgagggcctatGAAAAATCTGATCCCAaacaggcaaccatcaccaacTAGGcgtgttgctatggtcagttttcgtggcaaccatcaccagccccctgttgctgtggtcagtttccatggcaaccatcaccagccccctgttgctatgctcagtcccttggcagctccatggagaccccatgccaggggtggttgccatggacaccagcttaGGCCTGaagccacagcccgttgccatgccaaccattggcagccccatccccaggctcatgggatcccagaaccacagaattggctgagctgggagggacccatcaggatcctccagtccaactgctggccctgcacaggacaccccaacaatgccagcctgggcctggcagtgctgtccaaacgctgctgcagctcagagagccctggagctgggacccttccctggggagcctgggcagggccccagcagcctctgggcaaaaaccttttcctgacatccaacctgagcctgccccaactcagctgcagccgttccctccactcctgtccctgggcaccagagggaagaggttcccacagccccagccagggacccgctcccaaggctcttgccatggccaccagggctgggaccagctgggatgctcggtttccaggGGCCAGTgtgcaggaatgggattccccaatttcctgccccCGCTAAAACCGCGCTGCCCTTGCTGCCCTCCCActtcccatggaaagcacaaaaggcaaagatcccaggctgggataagaac includes these proteins:
- the LOC141730210 gene encoding olfactory receptor 14J1-like; this encodes MSNSSSIRHFLLLALADTRQLQLLHFCLLLGISLAALLGNGLIISAVACSHHLHTPMFFFLLNLALSDLGMICTTVPKAMHNSLWHTRTISYSGCAAQVFFFVFFIASEFAFLTIMCYDRYMSICKPLHYGTLLGSRACAHMAAAAWASGFLFALLHTANTFSLPLCHGNALGQFFCEVPQILKLSCSHSSLREVGLLVITFCLGFGCFVFMVFSYVQIFRAVLRIPSEQGRHKAFSTCLPHLAVVSLFLSTDTFAHLKSPSISSPSLDLAVSVLYSVVPPALNPLIYSLRNQQLKESLRKAVTGCFSAFSLSHKSPHKRDFPFADLDWTEKEAVRKRKEPRDTQIDEEMSMETREDKSPRKNLLEEAVMSDSRA